TAAAAAAAGCTAAAGAGGACATTATAAGAAAAATAAAGGAGGAGAATTTAAATGAAAAAGTAGAATTAATGGAAGGAGTACCAGAGACAAAATTAAGTGAACTTTACGATAAGAGTAAGTTTGTTATAAGGTTTGGCTACGGCGAATATGGTCCGGCTATGACTATTATAGAATCTATTCAACACACTACACCAGTAATTATAAACGATGAGCTAGGCACTGCCGAGCTAGTGAACAAATATAAGTTGGGCTTAGTTACACATGGGTTAAATTATAATGAAATTAAAAATTTTATTAATAAAATTGACGAAGAGGAATATGAAAATCTGCAAAAAAATATAAATATAGTTCAAAAGGAGTATTCATGGGAAAATCACGCTAAGAAACTTATAGAAAGTTAATAGGTTATTGAAGGATTTCTTATGGAATAAATATAGTATCCTATTCGTCATTAATTGAATAGAAATTGAACTCATTATGCTAATAGATAGAAGTTGTACGATATCAGAGATGCCAAATAAAAATTCAAATCCTATTTAATAAATTAATAATTAAAAGTAAATGATGTTTTATAATCTGAGAGAATTGATTAATTATGAGTTCAATAGTTTTTTCATTTTATGGAATAAAGCATATTCAGCAACCCTATAAGCTTAGAGTGAAAAATTAAGAAATTACACAAAGCGTTATATAATATATTGTATTTTCATGACCTAGATAACTACACCAATCCCAAACAGTAAATCTCCTTTTAGAAAATATTCATTATTTGAGTCACTATTACTCTCAATATACAAACATATTATAACTGAAATCTATTTCTAAAGGGAGCATGTTATCAATTGCTAGATCTCTCCCAATACAATATCTTATATTCTTCCTTAGATAATGCAGGGACGTTATACTTTTTAGAAAAGAGATAGTTAGTAAGTATTTTAGTCCTTTTCTCAGCCTTTAGAAGAGATGGTAAATGAAGTAATCCATTTCTAAGCGTTCCCTTTATTAAGTCCGTCTTTGTCATGAAGCGTAAATTAAATCCCTCTTCTCTTAATGCCTCAGGTACTCTTTTTATATTCTCTTTCCCGTGAAGTTCTATAGCTATTTGCTTAACGTAACTTAGCCATTCTCTCCTTTCGAACAATTTCCCTTCTGCACCCTCTATATCCATCTTTACTACTGAGAATTTTCCTAAGGACTCGGCACTCAGTCTCTACTTCAATTCCCTATCTTAGACCCAGTACCTTCATCACTTATCTTCACTTTTACCCCTTCTACGTCATATAAGGCTTTGTTCACTGGTACCACGTTCTTTAACTCATTCATTTCTACGTTTTTCTTCAGCAACTGAAATGCCCAAGGCAAAGGTTCTACTGCTACAACTTCTTTAGCCTTTCTTGCAATCTTGAGTGTAAAGTCCCCTATAAATGCTCCAGCATCTAGGACTATGTCCTCTTTCTTTACCTTTAGGAAGTCCCACTCACCGGCAATGAAAGTTGCGTAATAGACGAATTCGAAGTCCGAAGTATATTATTTTTGCGGTAAGTCAAAATTACCATGATAGTGAGCATTAAATTGCCGATAAGTTCTTCAAGAGAAGACATACCGCGGAAAGCTATAGCCTTATAATAATCACACCAATCTAACTTCTCATCGGAAAAAGGAAAGTATCTTTGCATTCTTCATTAAGAGAGTTACAAAGGTTATGAATTAGGTGTTTATAAATTATTAAGTATTCCATGACAATAGTCTTATGGTAAAGAGAATTAATTATAGCTTGATGACTATTTTGTGGAAGAGAAAAGGAATTGAGGTTTTATATAATCATTCTAAAACTATAGATCATAACAATTTTAATCGTATTTAGGAACTCGTAAAATATTTTAGGCTTAGACAGTAGTTAGTCCTATTTCCTTCAATATAAGGAATTACTTTTTATCTATAAATTATAGGTATTAGGAGTAAAAAGATATATAGCAGTAATTAACTTTTTAAAATATGGCTAATTACTTTACAAAAGCCTATGTTTTTTATATATTTACAGTTACGAATTGTCATGTCGGTAGTGGTTCTACTGCTTCTGAAGAGATTGACTTACCCTTCCAGAGGGATAGTTTAGGTTACCCTATAATTTACGCTTCAAGCCTAAAAGGTTCTATAAAGTCGTTTCTTTTAAGAACTTATGAAGATAGTAAAAAAGGTGAAGTATTTTATTTATTTGGTAAGGATGAGAGTGCGGATGAAGTATCTAAAGTTTCAATTTTAGATGCGGTCTTGCTTTTCATCCCAGTTAGGATAATTCCGGTCTCCAATAATTTTAGGGGAGTTTATGCCTATGCTACTACTGTTGAGCTTTTAGATACTGCACAGTCGTATCTTGATGCTGTTTCTTCACTTACTCAAGGTAATTTCAATAAGAAGAATGATGACGTTAAGTTCTATAAGATTGATGAAAATGGAAACTTGGAAGTAATAGTTAATGAGAGTTATTTTAAGTTTAAGGAAGATGACGACTTAAAAAACAATTATTCCAAACTTATACCAACTAGTATAAATAAACCTATTTTCGTCTTTGAGGGTAATATAGGTAAGGATATTATTAATAGGTCTTTAATTAGGGTTAGGAGGATAAGGATAGATAGGGGTAAAAAGACTGTTGAGATTGGAGGCTTATGGTCTGAAGAATATGTTCCTCATAATACTTATTTCATGAGTGTGGCGTTAGTAAGGGAAGATGGTAAGAAAGACGGTGAGCCACAGAGTGCTTTAGAATTATTTAATTCTATTAAAAATAAATTAAATTACTTAATTATCGGA
The genomic region above belongs to Saccharolobus caldissimus and contains:
- a CDS encoding FkbM family methyltransferase — encoded protein: MAGEWDFLKVKKEDIVLDAGAFIGDFTLKIARKAKEVVAVEPLPWAFQLLKKNVEMNELKNVVPVNKALYDVEGVKVKISDEGTGSKIGN
- the cmr4 gene encoding type III-B CRISPR module RAMP protein Cmr4; the protein is MANYFTKAYVFYIFTVTNCHVGSGSTASEEIDLPFQRDSLGYPIIYASSLKGSIKSFLLRTYEDSKKGEVFYLFGKDESADEVSKVSILDAVLLFIPVRIIPVSNNFRGVYAYATTVELLDTAQSYLDAVSSLTQGNFNKKNDDVKFYKIDENGNLEVIVNESYFKFKEDDDLKNNYSKLIPTSINKPIFVFEGNIGKDIINRSLIRVRRIRIDRGKKTVEIGGLWSEEYVPHNTYFMSVALVREDGKKDGEPQSALELFNSIKNKLNYLIIGGHETIGKGIIRLIWAD
- a CDS encoding SAM-dependent methyltransferase — its product is MDIEGAEGKLFERREWLSYVKQIAIELHGKENIKRVPEALREEGFNLRFMTKTDLIKGTLRNGLLHLPSLLKAEKRTKILTNYLFSKKYNVPALSKEEYKILYWERSSN